One window from the genome of Tolypothrix sp. NIES-4075 encodes:
- the trpD gene encoding anthranilate phosphoribosyltransferase encodes MTISPISAPEFSFFWTLLQQLLDRESLSRNQAAELMQGWLNEAIPPEISGAILTALHFKGVSADELAGMAEVLQGQSLGRGGEGETGGQGDKKNNSSFSPSPTPLIDTCGTGGDGASTFNISTAVAFVAAAYGVKVAKHGNRSASSRVGSADVLEALGVNLTVSSDKVQAALQEVGITFLFAPGWHPALKAVASLRRTLKMRTVFNLLGPLVNPLRPTGQVIGIFDPQLLATIAQALQQLGTQKAIVLHGRERLDEAGLGDLTDLAVLSLDEVQLTSINPQELNLTPAPIGMLRGGDVQENAEILKAVLQGKGTAPQRDVVALNAALGLQVGGAVELMNHAQGVSVAKDILQSGAAWAKLEQLVEFLRN; translated from the coding sequence ATGACAATTTCCCCAATTTCGGCGCCGGAATTTTCCTTCTTCTGGACACTGCTGCAACAATTATTAGACCGCGAATCCTTGTCTCGCAATCAAGCTGCTGAATTGATGCAAGGATGGTTAAACGAAGCTATTCCCCCAGAAATATCAGGAGCAATTTTGACAGCATTGCACTTCAAAGGCGTTTCTGCCGACGAATTGGCAGGAATGGCTGAAGTCTTGCAAGGGCAGTCTTTAGGGAGAGGGGGAGAGGGGGAGACAGGGGGACAAGGAGACAAAAAGAATAATTCTTCTTTCTCCCCCTCCCCCACTCCCCTGATCGACACCTGTGGCACTGGCGGTGATGGTGCATCGACATTTAATATTTCCACAGCGGTGGCTTTTGTAGCTGCCGCATATGGGGTGAAAGTTGCCAAACACGGCAATCGTTCGGCATCTAGTCGGGTGGGTAGTGCGGATGTTTTGGAAGCTTTGGGTGTGAATTTAACTGTCTCTAGCGATAAGGTACAAGCAGCACTACAAGAGGTGGGGATTACTTTTTTGTTTGCCCCTGGTTGGCATCCAGCACTCAAAGCGGTTGCTTCATTGCGACGGACTTTGAAAATGCGGACGGTATTTAATTTACTTGGACCTTTAGTAAATCCGTTGCGACCGACTGGGCAAGTTATCGGAATATTCGATCCGCAGCTTTTAGCAACAATTGCTCAAGCTTTACAGCAATTGGGTACACAAAAAGCAATTGTCCTACACGGACGAGAAAGACTTGATGAAGCAGGTTTGGGAGATTTAACTGACTTAGCAGTGTTGTCTCTTGATGAAGTGCAGTTGACAAGCATTAATCCCCAAGAATTAAATTTAACACCTGCCCCTATAGGAATGCTACGAGGTGGCGATGTTCAAGAAAATGCGGAGATTCTCAAAGCAGTATTGCAAGGTAAGGGAACTGCTCCACAACGAGATGTAGTGGCATTAAATGCGGCTTTAGGGTTGCAAGTTGGGGGTGCAGTTGAGTTGATGAACCATGCTCAAGGTGTTAGTGTGGCTAAGGATATTCTACAGAGCGGCGCGGCTTGGGCGAAGTTGGAACAGTTAGTTGAGTTTCTGAGGAATTAA